The sequence TTGTGACGGGGATCGGCGTCGTCGCCGGCGTGGAGGCGGTGATCATCGCGCATGACCCGACGGTCCGCGGCGGCGCGATGAACCCGTTCTCGCTGCGCAAGACCCTGCGGGCGCTCGACATCGCCAAGCGCAACCGGCTGCCCGTGGTGAACCTGGTCGAGTCTGGTGGCGCCGATCTGCCGAACCAGTCGGACCTGTTCGTCCAGGCCGGCAAGATCTTCCACGACCTGACCGAGCTGTCGTCGCTGGGAATTCCGACGATCGCGCTGGTCTTCGGGAACTCCACGGCGGGCGGTGCCTACGTCCCCGGCATGTGCGATTACGCCGTGCTCGTCGACCAGCACGCCAAGGTGTTTCTGGGCGGCCCGCCGCTGGTGAAGATGGCTACCGGCGAGGAGTCCGACGACGAGGATCTCGGCGGCGCCGCGATGCACGCCCGGGTTTCCGGGCTCGCGGACTACTTCGCCACCGACGAGCGGGACGCGATCCGGATCGGTCGGCGCATCCTCTCGGAGCTCAACTGGCGCAAGCTCGGCCCGGGGCCGACTCTGGCCGCCGACCCGCCGCGGTACGACCCCGACGAGCTGCTCGGCATCGCCCCGGCCGACTTCCGGACGCCGTTCGACCCGCGCGAGGTGCTCGCGCGGGTCGTCGACGGCTCCCGGTTCGGTGAGTACAAGCCGGACTACGGCCGGAGCCTGGTGACGGGCTGGGCGTCGGTACACGGTTTCCCGGTCGGCGTGCTCGCGAACGCGAACGGCATCCTGTTCTCCGAGGAGTCGAAGAAGGGCGCCGAGTTCATCCAGCTCGCCAACCAGACCGACACGCCGCTGATCTTCCTGCAGAACACGACCGGATTCATGGTCGGCGCTGCCTACGAGCAGGGCGGCATCATCAAGGACGGCGCCAAGCTGATCAATGCCGTCACGAACAGCTCGGTGCCCCATGTCACGATCAACATGGCCGCGTCTTTCGGCGCCGGGAACTATGGCATGTCCGGGCGCGCCTATGACCCGCGCTTCATGTTCGCCTGGGTCAACGCGAAGCTCGCCGTGATGGGCGCGGCCCAGCTCGCCGGCGTGCTGTCCATCGTCGGGAAGGCGGCGGCAGCCGCGTCGGGCCGACCGTTCGACCAGGACGAGGACGACGCGAGGCGGGACACGATCGAACGGCAGATCGCCGCGGAGTCGCATTCCTTCTTCATCAGCGGAAAGCTCTATGACGACGGCGTGCTCGACCCCCGCGACACCCGCACCGTGCTCGGTATCGCGCTGTCAGCCGCGCATTCGGCGCCGATCGAGGGACGCCGTGGCTACGGCGTCTTCAGGATGTAGGGACGCCGTGAAGACGATTACCAAGCTGCTCGTCGCGAACCGGGGAGAGATCGCCGCCAGGGTGATCCGCTCCGCGCGTGAGCTCGACATCGCCACCGTCGCGGTGTTCTCCGACCCTGACGCCGACGCGCCGTTCGTCGCCGCGGCCGACGAGGCGATCCGGCTGCCGGGGGCCACCCCGGGCGAGACCTACCTGCGCGCCGACCTCATCCTCGCCGCGGCGAGGCGCGTCGGAGCCGACGCCATCCACCCCGGCTACGGCTTTCTGTCGGAGAACGCCGGCTTCGCCCGCGCGTGCGCCCAGGCCGGCGTCACGTTCGTCGGGCCGTCACCGTCCGCCATCGAGTCGATGGGCTCGAAGACGCGAGCGAAGGACCTGATGGCGGCGGCCGGGGTTCCCGTACTGCCAGGGCTGGTCGTGGACGAGGCGCTCGCCGCGGACGCGGACGCACTCGTCCGCGCGGCGGCGGACCTGGAGTTCCCGCTGCTGGTCAAGGCCGTCTACGGCGGTGGTGGTCGCGGCATGCGGATCGTGCGCACCGGGCCGGAACTGGCCGAGGCCGTCACGGGCGCCCGGCGTGAGGCGGCCAGCGCGTTCGGAGACGGCGCGGTCTTCCTGGAGCACTACGTCGAGCGGCCCCGGCACATCGAGGTACAGGTCCTGGCCGACACCCACGGCAGCGTGGTGCACCTGTTCGAGCGAGAATGCTCGATCCAACGGCGCTTTCAGAAGATCATCGAGGAAGCCCCCTCGGTCGCGGTCGACGCCCAGCTGCGCGGGCGGCTGGGCGCGGCGGCGGTCGCGGCGGCGGCGGCGATCGGCTATGTCGGCGCCGGCACCGTCGAGTTCGTCCTCGACCAGTCCGGGCGGTTCTTCTTCCTCGAGGTCAACACACGCCTGCAGGTGGAGCACCCGGTCACCGAGGAGATCACAGGCCTGGATCTGGTCGCGCTGCAGCTCCTGGTCGCCGAGGGCCATCCGCTGCCTCCCGAGGTCCACACCGCGAAGATCAACGGCCATGCGATCGAGGCCCGGCTGTACGCGGAGGACGTGCCCGCGGGCTTCCTGCCGTCGACCGGCACGCTGCACCGGTTCGAGGTGCCGGAGACGCCGGGAATCCGGGTTGATTCGGGCGTCGCCGCGGGCTCGGTCGTCGGGGTGCACTACGACCCGATGCTGGCCAAGGTGATCGCCCACGGTGCCACCCGTGAGCAGGCGATCCGCAGGCTGGCCGCGGCCCTGGACGCCACCCGGGCCCACGGCGTGAGGACGAACCGGGCGTTGTTGGTCGCGATCCTGCGGGAGGCCGAGTTCCGCGCGGGCGCGATCGACACCGGCTACCTCGATCGACACGACCCGGTCGCGATGGGCTCGCCGGTCGCGGATGAGGAGATGCGCGCCGCCCACCTGGTCGCCGCCGCCCTCGCCGCCGCGGCCGACCGCCGGTCCACGGCGATCCTCCCGGGAGCGCCGTCCGGCTGGCGCAACGTCGCGTCCGGGCCGCAGTGCGTCGAGTACGAGACCGCGGGCGACACCGTCGAGGTGACCTACCGTCATCGCGGCAGCGGGGTGGAGGCGACTGTCGCCGGACGACCGCTCGACGTCGAGCTCCACCACGTCGCCGCCGACCTCGCCGACCTGACCGTCCAGGGCGTCCGTTCTCGGGTGCGGATCACGCGGGTCGCGGCGCCGGCCGCGGGCCCCACCGTCTATCTGGACGGCAGGGGAGGATCGACGGCCGCGCGCGAGGTGCCGCGGTTCGTCGAACCCGGGTCCGCCACCCCGCCGGGGTCACTCGTCGCGCCGATGCCGGGCACGGTCGTCCGGCTCGGTGTCGGCGCCCACGGCGCCGTCGCGAAGGGAGACGTCGTGATCATCCTGGAGGCGATGAAGATGGAACACACGATCAACGCGCCCTACGACGGCGTCGTCGCCGAGCTGTACTTCGCCGCGGGCGACACCGTCGACGGCGGGACCGTGCTCGCCGTGATCACGCCGAGCGACCCTGCGTCGACGGCGTCGGTCGCGGCGGCGAACCCGGTCGCGGTCGCCTGATGGCGGTCGATGCCGCGGTGCTCGTCGCGGACGTGGCCGCTGAGGCCGCCGACCTCGCCACCCTGCTGCGCCCGCTGGACGAGAACGGCTGGCGTACCCCCACCCCCGCGAAGGGATGGGACATCCTCGACCAGATCGCTCACCTCGCCTTCTGGGACGAGGTCGCGACGCTCGCCGCCACTGACGCCGAGGGGTTCGCGGTCGAAAGACAGGCCCTCGTCTCGCTCGGCGACGACTTCGCCGACGTCGTCGCCGCGCGCTTCCGTGACCGAACCGGCGCGGAGGTGTTCGGTTGGTTCCTCCAGGCACGCCGGGAACTGCTGGCCGCGCTGGTCGCGGTGCCCGACGGGACGAAGCTGCCGTGGTTCGGCCCGCCGATGAGCGCCGCGAGCTCGCTGACCGCACGGCTGATGGAGACCTGGGCGCACGGACAGGACGTCGCCGACGCGCTCGGCGCCTCCCGAATACCGACGAGGCGGCTACGCCACATCGCCCGGCTCGGCGTCGCGACGATCGCCTGGAGCTTCGCCGTGCACGGCCGGCCCGCGCCGACGGCGCCGTTCCGCGTCGAGCTGTCAGCACCCGACGGTGGCCTGTGGGCGTGGGGCCCGCCGGACGCCGCGAATGTCGTGCGCGGCCCGGCGCGCGATTTCTGCCTGCTGGTCACGCAGCGCCGCCACCGCTCGGCGCTGGCCCTGACAACCACCGGCACGGAGGCGGCGACGTTCCTGGAGGTCGCCCAGATCTTCGCCGGCCCGCCAGCGGCCGGCCGCGCGCCGATCAGCCAGACACCGGAGCAGCCGCGATGACGAGACCCGCGGCGGACCAACCTGACGGCACGCGCCGGCCGGTACGGATCGCCAACTGCTCAGGCTTCTACGGTGACCGGCTCGACGCGGCCCGCCTCATGGTCGACGGCGGCCCGATCGACGTACTCACCGGCGACTACCTCGCCGAGCTGACGATGCTCATCCTCTGGAAGACCAGGGGCCGGCCCGGGGGGGTCGGCTACGCTCGCACCTTTCTCGCCCAGGTCGAGGACGTCCTCGGGAACTGCCTGGACCGTGGCATCAGGATCGTCGCCAACGCCGGCGGGCTCGACCCGGCCGGCCTCGCCGCGAAGGTCCGCGCGGTCGCCGCGGACCTCGGCCTGCGCCCGAACATCGCCTACGTCACAGGCGACAACCTGATCGACCGGATTGGCGCGCTGCAGGCCGCCGGCGAGCCGTTCGCCCATCTGGACACCGGCCGCCGCCTCGCCGACGCGGGCGTTGAACCGGTCACGGCGAACGCCTACCTCGGCGGCTGGGGCATCGCCGCCGCGCTGTCCAGTGGCGCGGACGTGGTCATCGCCCCGAGGGTCACCGATGCCTCGCTCGTACTCGGCCCGGCCGCCTGGTGGCACGACTGGCGGCGCGGCGACTGGGACCGTCTCGCGGGCGCGGTCGCCGCCGGGCACGTCATCGAGTGCGGCCCGCAAGCCTGCGGCGGCAACTACCCCTTCCTCGACGAGGTGACCGACGGCGGCTATCCCGGCTTCCCCATCGCCGAGGTCG is a genomic window of Pseudofrankia inefficax containing:
- a CDS encoding TIGR03084 family metal-binding protein — protein: MAVDAAVLVADVAAEAADLATLLRPLDENGWRTPTPAKGWDILDQIAHLAFWDEVATLAATDAEGFAVERQALVSLGDDFADVVAARFRDRTGAEVFGWFLQARRELLAALVAVPDGTKLPWFGPPMSAASSLTARLMETWAHGQDVADALGASRIPTRRLRHIARLGVATIAWSFAVHGRPAPTAPFRVELSAPDGGLWAWGPPDAANVVRGPARDFCLLVTQRRHRSALALTTTGTEAATFLEVAQIFAGPPAAGRAPISQTPEQPR
- a CDS encoding acyl-CoA carboxylase subunit beta; this translates as MSNLAGPVTGTARARVAEGTVLRSRLDTNAGQYRANRVAQLAILAELEGELDKARDGGGLRYRERHRGRGRLLVRERIELLVDRDSPLLELSPLAAWGSEFAVGASVVTGIGVVAGVEAVIIAHDPTVRGGAMNPFSLRKTLRALDIAKRNRLPVVNLVESGGADLPNQSDLFVQAGKIFHDLTELSSLGIPTIALVFGNSTAGGAYVPGMCDYAVLVDQHAKVFLGGPPLVKMATGEESDDEDLGGAAMHARVSGLADYFATDERDAIRIGRRILSELNWRKLGPGPTLAADPPRYDPDELLGIAPADFRTPFDPREVLARVVDGSRFGEYKPDYGRSLVTGWASVHGFPVGVLANANGILFSEESKKGAEFIQLANQTDTPLIFLQNTTGFMVGAAYEQGGIIKDGAKLINAVTNSSVPHVTINMAASFGAGNYGMSGRAYDPRFMFAWVNAKLAVMGAAQLAGVLSIVGKAAAAASGRPFDQDEDDARRDTIERQIAAESHSFFISGKLYDDGVLDPRDTRTVLGIALSAAHSAPIEGRRGYGVFRM
- a CDS encoding biotin carboxylase N-terminal domain-containing protein — its product is MKTITKLLVANRGEIAARVIRSARELDIATVAVFSDPDADAPFVAAADEAIRLPGATPGETYLRADLILAAARRVGADAIHPGYGFLSENAGFARACAQAGVTFVGPSPSAIESMGSKTRAKDLMAAAGVPVLPGLVVDEALAADADALVRAAADLEFPLLVKAVYGGGGRGMRIVRTGPELAEAVTGARREAASAFGDGAVFLEHYVERPRHIEVQVLADTHGSVVHLFERECSIQRRFQKIIEEAPSVAVDAQLRGRLGAAAVAAAAAIGYVGAGTVEFVLDQSGRFFFLEVNTRLQVEHPVTEEITGLDLVALQLLVAEGHPLPPEVHTAKINGHAIEARLYAEDVPAGFLPSTGTLHRFEVPETPGIRVDSGVAAGSVVGVHYDPMLAKVIAHGATREQAIRRLAAALDATRAHGVRTNRALLVAILREAEFRAGAIDTGYLDRHDPVAMGSPVADEEMRAAHLVAAALAAAADRRSTAILPGAPSGWRNVASGPQCVEYETAGDTVEVTYRHRGSGVEATVAGRPLDVELHHVAADLADLTVQGVRSRVRITRVAAPAAGPTVYLDGRGGSTAAREVPRFVEPGSATPPGSLVAPMPGTVVRLGVGAHGAVAKGDVVIILEAMKMEHTINAPYDGVVAELYFAAGDTVDGGTVLAVITPSDPASTASVAAANPVAVA